A genomic window from Algoriphagus sp. Y33 includes:
- a CDS encoding polysaccharide pyruvyl transferase family protein → MTKVLIIGAFDRYNYGDLLFPLVIERQLSSYGKDFEFEYFGLVESDLSRVGGLPTKGLQQFYKACNNPSDPVHVIVAGGEALGVTWNSLYAALNPLFQRINKSHVKVNKVLDLNAWTKKILKGKTTLPFVFDKSDFAGVQSVALNSLGGSGLSPAVFAKYGFLKEKLQNADYFAVRDQLTVDNLKKNGLHADLFPDSAILMSEFYPLDFLKKRITSEVAEYVEKHAGKYVFAQINKKTTRGHEQVIAGGLDEIYQKGKTEICLCPIGKALDHDDHEALQELGSLMKSPYSYFDADNIWDIMYLIANAKCYVGTSLHGAITALSYAVPHVGLKVEKLGAYLDTWGLKGNQRSIEFSEIYSQFLIATSAPKEALEGSRDHQLAEIKKGFDKMVKVLEKS, encoded by the coding sequence ATGACAAAAGTCTTAATCATAGGAGCTTTCGACCGATACAATTACGGAGATTTACTTTTTCCATTGGTGATCGAAAGGCAATTGAGTTCATACGGGAAAGATTTCGAATTTGAATATTTCGGGTTAGTAGAGAGTGACCTGTCCCGTGTGGGGGGACTGCCTACCAAAGGTCTTCAGCAGTTTTATAAAGCATGTAATAATCCGTCGGATCCGGTACATGTGATCGTAGCAGGCGGCGAGGCGTTGGGAGTGACTTGGAATTCGCTGTATGCTGCTTTGAATCCCCTTTTTCAGCGAATCAATAAAAGTCATGTAAAAGTCAATAAGGTGCTGGATTTGAATGCCTGGACCAAGAAAATCCTCAAAGGAAAAACCACCCTTCCTTTTGTGTTTGACAAGTCTGATTTTGCCGGAGTACAGTCTGTGGCTTTGAATTCCTTGGGAGGTTCCGGTCTAAGCCCTGCAGTTTTTGCTAAATATGGTTTTCTGAAGGAGAAGCTTCAGAATGCGGATTATTTCGCAGTGCGCGATCAGCTGACTGTAGATAATTTGAAGAAAAACGGACTCCATGCCGATCTGTTTCCTGATTCAGCCATCTTGATGTCGGAATTTTATCCATTGGATTTTCTCAAAAAAAGAATCACCTCTGAAGTAGCGGAGTATGTGGAAAAACATGCCGGTAAGTACGTGTTTGCGCAGATAAACAAGAAGACTACCCGTGGGCACGAGCAAGTAATTGCCGGTGGACTGGATGAAATTTATCAAAAAGGGAAAACTGAAATCTGCCTTTGCCCTATTGGAAAGGCTTTGGACCATGACGATCATGAAGCTCTGCAGGAATTGGGTTCGCTTATGAAAAGCCCCTATAGCTATTTTGATGCGGATAATATCTGGGACATCATGTATCTCATCGCCAATGCCAAGTGCTATGTGGGTACGAGCTTGCATGGAGCAATTACGGCTTTAAGCTATGCCGTGCCGCATGTGGGATTGAAAGTAGAGAAGCTTGGTGCCTACTTGGATACTTGGGGATTGAAAGGCAATCAGCGTTCGATTGAGTTTTCGGAAATCTATAGTCAATTCCTAATTGCCACATCAGCTCCAAAAGAAGCGTTGGAAGGTTCCAGAGACCACCAGTTAGCAGAAATCAAAAAGGGATTTGATAAGATGGTGAAGGTGTTGGAAAAGAGTTAA
- a CDS encoding lipopolysaccharide biosynthesis protein — translation MSTKPVAVNRIFSGSVWGILAKILDAAAKFVTIPLLVGYYGKADYGLIALAFSLNAYLRLMDLGMNVGSVRFFSMWEAKADWENIGKASRSSIIFYGTIGLINALIFMFMANYGQFFFNLNSDQIPTYRIMMYILSASTVLNWLSNVIIQLLSAKDELGYVNRVTVVSSLLNFIMAIAAIHFKWSLPVYFLFYTLSTLVPIPLNIIRLRIFPIPVGQLLKPKWDGKIFREIMGYSSAIFLMGLFQLTANELRPILLAKFASGIDVLTDYRVIQTIAMLIISFGTIFLQVLLPSASKVYQEGNHVKMEKMVFTATRYISIFLSFIVFLLVLNSESILLLYMGKDYLHLAVWLNIWLLTVLLNMHNTPVASLVLSSGKTRFLIYSSATACILSLPITVVLAPTLNVGAAVIGYLAYMLIQIGFFYVYYIPKVLKLDSKKIFLGAFSPSVLGAIVAFAVAFGAGKLIDIPESLLGMIVLSVIFTTVFAAFHFLFIIKAADIEFLRTKILKRKPSDEQE, via the coding sequence TTGAGCACCAAACCAGTTGCCGTCAATCGTATTTTTTCAGGTTCAGTCTGGGGAATTTTAGCCAAAATTCTGGATGCAGCTGCTAAGTTTGTAACCATTCCACTACTGGTAGGCTATTATGGAAAAGCAGACTATGGATTGATCGCCTTAGCATTCTCGTTAAATGCCTATTTAAGGCTGATGGATTTAGGAATGAATGTGGGTTCTGTACGCTTTTTCTCCATGTGGGAAGCCAAAGCTGACTGGGAAAACATCGGAAAAGCTTCCCGCTCCAGTATCATTTTCTATGGCACAATTGGGCTTATCAACGCACTGATTTTCATGTTTATGGCCAATTATGGCCAATTTTTCTTCAATCTAAATTCTGATCAGATCCCTACCTACAGGATCATGATGTATATACTTTCGGCCAGTACAGTTTTGAATTGGTTATCGAATGTCATCATCCAATTACTCAGTGCCAAAGACGAACTGGGTTATGTGAACCGGGTTACGGTGGTAAGCAGCTTGCTCAACTTTATTATGGCAATCGCGGCCATACATTTTAAGTGGTCATTACCGGTTTATTTTCTGTTTTACACACTTTCGACACTGGTTCCTATTCCACTGAATATTATTCGGTTACGGATTTTCCCCATTCCTGTGGGGCAACTCCTTAAACCAAAATGGGATGGTAAGATTTTTAGAGAAATCATGGGCTATAGTTCAGCGATATTTCTCATGGGGCTTTTCCAGCTGACCGCAAACGAGTTGCGCCCTATCCTACTGGCAAAATTCGCTTCAGGCATAGATGTTCTCACAGATTACCGTGTGATACAGACCATTGCAATGTTGATTATTTCCTTTGGGACAATCTTTCTCCAGGTGCTGCTGCCATCGGCATCCAAAGTATACCAGGAGGGAAACCACGTTAAAATGGAAAAGATGGTTTTTACCGCCACCCGGTACATTTCAATCTTTCTAAGTTTTATCGTATTCCTGCTGGTGCTGAATTCTGAATCAATTCTTCTCCTCTATATGGGGAAAGACTACCTCCATTTGGCTGTTTGGTTGAATATTTGGCTCCTCACAGTGCTACTTAATATGCACAATACCCCAGTGGCAAGTTTGGTGCTTTCTTCGGGCAAGACCCGCTTCTTGATTTACTCCTCAGCGACAGCGTGTATTCTTTCGCTTCCCATCACTGTTGTACTGGCACCTACATTGAATGTGGGAGCAGCAGTTATAGGCTATCTGGCCTATATGCTGATACAAATCGGTTTTTTCTATGTTTATTACATTCCTAAAGTGCTAAAGTTAGATAGCAAGAAGATTTTCTTGGGTGCTTTTTCACCTTCCGTCTTGGGCGCTATCGTGGCATTTGCCGTTGCCTTTGGTGCAGGCAAATTGATAGATATTCCTGAAAGTTTGCTTGGAATGATCGTGCTTTCGGTGATTTTCACTACGGTTTTTGCCGCATTCCATTTTCTGTTT